From a region of the Prosthecobacter sp. SYSU 5D2 genome:
- a CDS encoding MBL fold metallo-hydrolase encodes MVRLTVLGSGSSGNCALVSTGRTTLLIDAGLSAKQICLRLAAAGYTLDQIDGILLTHEHQDHTNGLEVLSSKRPLPLYATALTREILQGSLKFRSAPSWRMMTTGSAFDFQDLRIECFPVPHDAVDPVGFVIADEESRLGVLSDVGFVTNLIKDRLKAADSLFVEANYDTQLLEADTKRPWATKQRISSRHGHLSNDQAAELIESVAHSGLHHVVLGHLSDDCNDPDRASKRIQESLQRVGVHETRVVCASRRCLTPTIEVARRRVVISLSVSVQVQPMQQMALF; translated from the coding sequence ATGGTTCGACTCACAGTTCTCGGCAGCGGCAGCTCAGGCAATTGCGCCTTGGTTTCCACCGGGCGCACGACGTTGCTCATTGATGCAGGGCTGAGCGCCAAACAGATCTGCCTGCGGCTCGCAGCCGCCGGTTATACGCTGGACCAGATTGACGGCATCCTGCTCACCCATGAGCATCAGGATCACACCAACGGCCTGGAGGTGCTCAGCAGCAAACGTCCCCTGCCCCTCTATGCTACCGCCCTCACCCGGGAAATCCTTCAGGGCAGCCTCAAGTTCCGCAGCGCACCGTCCTGGCGCATGATGACCACCGGCAGCGCCTTCGATTTCCAGGACTTGCGCATCGAATGTTTCCCCGTCCCGCATGATGCCGTGGACCCCGTCGGGTTTGTCATCGCCGATGAAGAATCCCGCCTCGGCGTGCTCAGCGACGTCGGTTTTGTCACCAACCTCATCAAGGACCGCCTCAAAGCCGCCGACAGCCTGTTTGTCGAAGCCAATTACGACACCCAGCTCCTCGAAGCAGACACCAAGCGTCCCTGGGCCACCAAGCAGCGCATAAGCTCCCGCCATGGCCATCTCTCCAATGACCAAGCGGCGGAACTTATTGAAAGCGTGGCTCATAGCGGTCTGCATCATGTGGTGCTTGGTCACCTCAGTGATGATTGCAACGATCCCGACCGCGCCTCCAAACGCATCCAGGAGTCCCTGCAACGCGTCGGTGTCCATGAAACGCGCGTGGTCTGCGCCAGCCGCCGCTGCCTGACGCCCACCATCGAGGTCGCCCGCCGCCGTGTGGTCATCAGCCTCAGCGTCTCCGTGCAAGTGCAGCCCATGCAGCAAATGGCTCTGTTCTGA
- a CDS encoding ABC transporter ATP-binding protein, with protein sequence MIQLDNIAWQAPGGFFLKDIHVEIPTGVYAVLMGSTGCGKTSLLEILCGLRIPSHGRVLLNDRDVTRLEPRQRQIGYLPQDLALFPRRSVRDQIGFAPSLQGSPDTEATVTELAAELGIAHLLDRQPDHLSGGEKQRVALARALAARPRVLLLDEPLSALDEATHAEAVQLLRHLHIKHALTVLHVTHSSREADAMAQLKLRMADGKIVRE encoded by the coding sequence ATGATCCAGCTCGACAACATCGCCTGGCAGGCTCCGGGGGGCTTCTTTCTCAAGGACATCCATGTCGAGATTCCCACAGGCGTGTATGCCGTGCTCATGGGCTCCACCGGCTGTGGAAAGACCTCCCTGCTGGAGATCCTCTGCGGCCTGCGCATCCCCTCCCACGGACGGGTGCTGCTCAATGACCGGGATGTGACCCGGCTGGAGCCACGGCAGCGCCAGATTGGATATCTGCCCCAGGATCTGGCCCTTTTTCCAAGGCGCTCCGTCCGCGACCAGATCGGCTTCGCCCCATCCCTTCAAGGCTCTCCGGATACAGAAGCCACCGTCACGGAACTCGCCGCCGAACTGGGCATCGCCCACCTGCTGGACCGCCAGCCAGACCACCTCTCCGGTGGTGAAAAACAGCGCGTCGCCCTGGCCCGCGCCCTCGCCGCCAGACCCCGCGTCCTGCTGCTGGACGAGCCTCTCTCTGCCTTGGACGAGGCCACGCACGCGGAGGCCGTCCAGCTCCTCCGTCATCTGCACATCAAGCACGCCCTGACCGTCCTCCACGTCACCCACTCCAGCCGCGAGGCCGACGCTATGGCGCAATTAAAACTGCGCATGGCCGACGGCAAAATCGTCCGCGAGTGA